Part of the Arachis hypogaea cultivar Tifrunner chromosome 6, arahy.Tifrunner.gnm2.J5K5, whole genome shotgun sequence genome, TTTTATTGTTGCATTGTATTCACTTCTAGTACATATATCTTAGACTAttcatagtttatatctattgtattttgcatcttttgcatggtatatactttatagatagaagttgtgattggatgttgTGAATAGTATAGCAGCTAcactacaaaatttttatttgtttgtgataattttttaatgaggATTACTAAAAACCtccataatatattttatttgtggcAAATTATAAAACTCCCATTTTTATAATACTTCTAAtccaattaattataaaacaatccaaattcaaacaaaaattcaCTCAgcccatacaaaaaaaaaaacataagagGGCTTCAAGAGAGGGCTTCGAGGGAGAGGACGATGGAGAGTGAGATCTCTCCAAAACCCTAGAATTTCAATGTCACCGCCACCACCACtgccaccgccaccaccactGCCACCGCCACCACCATTCATGTCTTTACCGTTGTTGCCGTCATATTCTCCTTCATTGAGGTAATGCTTAGATCTTCTGCTTCTGCATCGTCTTCTACGGCGGATTCTTCCACTAGTTTTGCTTTTGCTCCAGTGGCTTGAAACTCTCAGAGCAGGGTTTCAGCGCGAGCGCGATGGCACTGGCTGAGAAGATCTGAAAGGCGAGCGAGCAGGAGTCTCTGGAAGCTTCGATTGAAGCTGCGTTCGAAGCTATCAGATCTCGTGGAACTGATTCTCATGTCGTTCCAAGTCATTGCGGTGAGAATTTCTTCCTAATTTTTTCTTGTTTAGTTCGAAACTCAAATTTTCTCACTCACTTCCGTTTAGAATTTGTTCAGACAATCTCCGTGTTTGTGAGAGAGGTGAATTGAATTTGAGTTCTCTATTAACTCTAATTTGTGCCTTGTTCAGCTTCATAAAGATACTTTCTCACTTGCTTCTATCATTTCAATGATTCCAGATTACAAAGCCAGCAATGTACCTTTTTATGGAAATTCAGAATATCGATAGTAGTTACTATCCTGAGGTATATATGTATGTCTTTCTAATAATTCCTTTTCAAATGGAAGATTGAACTTACTGATTACAAAATAGTTTGCTACATGGATGGCCTTGCAGACTCTCCATAAGCTCTTTATTATCAATGCTGGATCTGGCTAATGCTATGAAAAGGTGTTAAGACATTCCTAGATGTTTGCACAGTAGCAAAGCTTCAAGTATGGATCATTGTTATATTCcattatattattctattttcaGATATCTTGAGCTAACAAGATTCTTATTCCATTGGTACCAGCTTTACTTTTGGCATGCTAACTATGTTATAGTTACTGTGATTGATGGTGGCAATGGATTGGTACTAGTGACAATGGTGGCTGAGTTGTTAGTGGTTATACAAATCTTATTAATATTTAAGTTGATAATACGTTAaaggtttttttcccttttggtttgtAATATTATCTTGCTTTTGGTTAAACtaattttggtttgatttataGTACGAATTTGTCCCCTATTTTCCTAAAGACAGCATATTTGTATTATACAAATTTTAACTGTTATCATATTTCATCTACTTATGTGAAAGATTAATCCTCGACTGGGAAAAACAAATCCCCCCTCAGTTTTGTTGTTTCTACAGGAAAAAAAGAAGGTCCTGCAGCAAAACCTTACTTAAAATAGGCAgcatcaatggctacttctctTGATACTGGTGTCCCCTGTGTTATGTACATGCAAGTAGATGCTCCTAATCCTATTGtaggtaattaactaattattaagtATCCTTAATTTGCAGCTATCTTCACTAATATTGCTTTATTGTTATACATGTTAATCGCTAGATTGACAGATGCAATAGAGTTTACTGTGATCAGTTCATACCAAACTCT contains:
- the LOC112696749 gene encoding uncharacterized protein isoform X3, with product MSPPPPLPPPPPLPPPPPFMSLPLLPSYSPSLRVSARARWHWLRRSERRASRSLWKLRLKLRSKLSDLVELILMSFQVIAITKPAMYLFMEIQNIDSSYYPETLHKLFIINAGSG